GAATTGTGCTATGGTCTAAGTGTGTGAATGTTATCTTCCATGGTGAAATGTGTGATTTgatataagaaaagaaagtatgatatatatatatatatattgaagcaTGGTTCAATGAAGAAGTCCTGATTTTAATGGTCTCTATATATGTGGGTAGTGGTTCTTTCCTTAACTCTTATATTATGCATGTTTTCGTATATCGAGCTCTTTACTATTTCTCCTTGTTATATGCTTATTGAGCCTTGTAcctcatttgtttgttttttgtcattctaaatAAAGGCAAATATGTAGTAGAAGGGGGGTCTAGTGGGGCTCGAAGTTAATTTTAGATGTGTAAAGAGATATCCTTGACCTAAAGATTTTGAGATTTGTGTAGAAGGTCAATATCAaaggttatttctttttgtatgtTATTGGTgccctttgtttattttgagaaacgTATGACTTTTGAAGCCTTAAGAAATAATGTAAGAATGGTTATCGCTTATATTAGAAGCGAgtccatatattatataaagttcTTGTTATGTTTGTTAATATATCCATTTGGAAGGACCTTCATTTGAATGTTCCTATGCTAGCGGACATATCTGGAAGTGAGCCTAACCAATGTATTTGTGAAatagtaagtaaaaaaaaaaaattcacctaAGGAATTTTAGATATCTAAAATTACCCTTCTaactttttgatatttaaaaccCTTTAAATAGTTTCTTTAAACTTACAACttaatcaatatttttattaaccTTTAAAAGTGTATTAACtacttttacaaaaaaaattcttcataAAATTCAGACCtttaatatgtttttattaaaataaaaaaaatcaggtatatttttttaagattaatattgaaattaatgaaaaatgtatataataacaaatttcaattatatttatataattatcccTCCCCTCTCTCTATATAAGTATCTGATCCAAACTCATAATCCATTCATCCAATAAAATAGCCCCATGTCATAAATACGAttccaaataaaattcattaatctaattgtttaaataaataaaataaaaaattatataaacacTATTCAATTTCAACATTCATTTAGTCTATCCGTTTCTCTCCTCACCAGTAAAAATCTATCCTAATAATTGTTCTTATAATTTGTTATATggtattgtttatttttgttaaaaagattcaatataattttttttaattattattatttgaagaATGATGAATTCCCAACTCATTTCCCATTAGAGTGGAAATGAGGCTTGCCCTGCTAGTTAGAGCATGGCAAGATATGAGGAGGCAAACTCGAACCCACCCTATCTTTTTACcatctctaaaatttaaattctaaaccTTAAATCCTgttattatctctaattaaccAATTATTTTTATCCATCACAATCCCTCAAATAACAAACCATAGAAGAAAGCAAGCAGTCATTTATAGGATAAGATGTTTCCTTTGCAGCAGATGAAATATGTGGGACACTTGAAAACATGAAGAGGAATTTGTATGCCCCTCTTCTGAAATGTGAGGTCAATAAACAGTTAAGCAAACTTCTAATCAAGTCAGGAAAATTTCCTAATCTTGATCTTAATAGCAACATGATTGCAATTACATGCCATAAAGTGCTTATAATGGCATGTTAGAGCTTTATTTGTTATACTAACAGCTAATTATGATTCAAGAGGTAATCGCAAGCTCCTTCATATTGTAGTAGTCCTTATATTAACACTAGTACTTCAACAAAGGTGTTACACAGCGCTCGAAACAACAACCACTGGTAATAACCTAACCAGAGAACTAAGAGGCGAAGTACTGAGAATATTTTTGTCATGAAATACAGAGAATGTTTTGACAAACACACCAAACAACAAAACAATTGTGAACCAGGCATCAAGCAATGCTTACACTACCAGAAGCCAGTTAATCTAAAAATTTCAGTTCACCCCTCTTCTTCGGTTTAATAGCACACTTACTGAAGTCTCCACTTTCCAGATAGCGCAAAGCATCTTTCTTGGAGCGGAATACATATCCATTAACAGGATCCGTGTAGTACTGCAATGTTAGAACTCCATCAAGATTCCAAGTGGTTTCAGATTCTGGGAGGACTAAGTACAGATCTTAAAAGTCCAATTAATTGACAATGCAACCCAAGCAAGATTTACGAGTATTAACAAATATGATGGAACATTTATTGGGGTggcagagagagaaagagatgaaacTGGATAAAAGTACGGAAGAAAAGTTTCAGTACCGGATCTTTTCTGCTCGCATTTCCCTTCCCTCGAGTTCTGATTTCTTTTTTCCAGCCTGGAGGCAATCCATCAGGTGCTGCCATCTCAACTTTAAACTACATatcatttgaaaaatttagaggTTGATCCACAACTGAGAAACTTAACACTACAGTCTATCAAAACTATCTTTGTATCTTTAACCTTTTTCGCAGACTCCTTTCTCAAgccttttttcttccttttggctgtGCGACTTGTGACCTTGCTTGTTTTTACATTCTTAGAACCCTCTAGCTTCGAAGGGGTTTTACCTCCAGATAATTCACCCAAGTCAGCCTGAAATTAGAATATATTCAGTAAAAAAAAACTGTAAAGCGTGTTGTACCTTGTAACCAGAATATAGAGCAATTATGATTTATGAATTTCCAGGAATGTTATGAAGGGCTAATTCCCTAATTGTCACGACCTGTTATGTTTTCCATCCTAGCTTCTTCAACAATACATTTTAGTACATAAGATGGCGGGTTTCATCCAGGTAACATAAAAAATTAGGCTTTCTCTTGTTCCCAGTTTCCACTGCAGGCAGGCAAGTATAAATGAAGCTTCTGGTGGACTCTACACATATGGGATGCAAATTGGATGAATCTCACTAATTATAGAACTTAAATTTCTACTTAAGATGTTACAATATCATTTAACACTTACTGTAAATTATTCATATTGAATATGTCACACATATTGAATCTCATATGAGAATATGCAATTGCTTGTAAAATGAATCGTGTGCGGAAGCATGACAACAGAAAATTATAACTTCAAGATAATACTGCATTCAAACATTACTTACAGTGCTGGCATCCATATCCTTCCGCTTCCGTTTTGCTGCACGGCTGGCATCCATATCCTTCTGTTTTGCTGCACGTCTGGCATCCATATCCTTCCGTTTTGCTGCACGTCTGGCATCCATATCCTTCCGTTTTGCTGCACGGCTGGCATCCATATCCTTCCGCTTCCGTTTTGCTGCACGGCTGGCATCCATATCCTTCCGCTTCCGTTTTGCTACATTGCTTACAGAGCTGGCATTCAAACATTGCTTACTGAGATAGCCTAACACGTCAGGCTTTGAATAGAACTTCCTTGAACTCAATGGATCAACATAACACTGCATTGAACCAGAAACAATGACATTACCAGCATTAATAACTAGTATGACATTCATCCAAGAAATACTGAGGATTGTAATTATATTTTGctacaagatttttttttttagctaggTACTATAAGTTTGTCAATTTTCAGATAGATTCATGATGAGGATTTTTCCAGATTGCAGTGCCTCAGGTTATTTCAATCATTGCAACCTCTTTATTCCATTTGGTTAATAAGAAGTAAAAGTTCTTGTTCAGAAAGGGACTCTCATAAAGCCCAAGATGAACTGCAAGTTGTTCCTCTCACACAATATTCAGAGAATATGAGTTGCATATTATGCTTCCAAATGGGAGTCTTTGTggaaacaaaaaagataaatcttaGCCAAATGCtgaagggaagaaaaaaaaaaaatgagaatgaaaacaaaaaagaataagcTAGCCAAAAAAACACAGAAAAGAATAAAGGGAGTGGGATTCAGACGCTGCCTCTCTAAGAGTCTTTTGAGACCAACTGAAAAGTAAGTAAATGAATCTAAGAGTCTCTTGAGACCAActgaaaaaagaaagtaaatgaaCTAATCCCACCAAACTATGCCCCAGGCTCCAAAGGTCCAAAACAATTGGGAGTACCTAGTTAAGATATCAACCAGTCAACACAGTTTATCCAATGCCCCTACAACCAGATTTCTAGCAAATCGTGGACTTTTGATAAACTCCCAGAATAAGAGGGATCAGCATCCTAAATTATCATATTTGTCTACAAATTAATTCAGTCGACAACTTTACAATACTGATTTAACACCACTTTTATTCTGGATATAGTGGTTTAAGGTGTAGCTCAGATTAAGACGTCACTACTAATCTgcatattaaatataatttgaataaaagATCCATattatagtaaaaataataggagTCCTCCAAAGGCAAAACAATTAAAGGCGTGTGCTCATAGGACTGTAGGTGCCCTTGCATTGGTACCATCAAGTTACCATGAAACACATATATGATTGTTCACAGATAGAAGAACAATGAATGCTATAGCCCAATATCAATATTGCTGCTACAAGTCTACAAGAGATGGCTTGCTTCAAATAGTGCATACTGATAAATAAAAGctcctttgttttttttcctcGTGTGTGCATGCTGGGGTTGAATGTgagtgtgtttttttttttttttttggggggggggggggggggggggggggttgaaaAAAGTTACTGTGAAAGCTTTGGACCTATGACCTTGAGATGTGCAAGTTAAGGTGCAGAAAAGTCTCCCCTAGGATGGAGTGGCTCTACCCAGGCAAGTGTATGAGTTTCTCCAATAGATGTATGATAGGCCCCCGATTTacttgacttatcaaagaaggtccaaggggTTGGGGGCAGGGGAAAGGGTGTAAATTGGCTAGctggcataacagccagccatgtgcgtaGGGGTAGAGAAGGGAAATTgctgggttgtgtaacaacccagaAAATGCGTAATAGATTTCTGTTGAGGAGGGGGAGAAAAtgtcggggggggggggaagttgGGAGGGGGGAGAGTAATTTTTGTGTTGAGTCTTAGGGAgataagggcctctcgaatgcccagaTTTTTCTGGAAATCAGATTGAAGTTGGAAATTTGAATTCAGTTTCAGTATAATTTCCTTGGGTTCTCATCATTTTTGGTAACAAAGCATCACTGATCCTAATGGTTAACTTGACGGACCGAGTAGGAGAATTAGAAGGGAGGATGGAAGGCATACAACTGGGAGTTGATGCCATGAGGGGTGAGATGCAATTGGTGGAGAAGAATGTCGCGAACTTGCTGGAGCAGTTTGCATGGATGAGAACGAGGTGGGAAGAGCAGGAACGGGAACggaagaacaaggagaagaTGGGAGACCAGCCTACAGAATTCATTCAGGATTCTGAGGCGACCTCGGATGTGGAGATGCCCCTCTTCGAAGGCGACGAACTGGACGGCTGGATATTCAGAGTCGAACGTTATTTTGGGGTGACCGGGATGACTGATAAGGAGAAGCTAGATGCAACAGCCTTGTGTTTGGAGGGAGTTGCTCTGTCGTGATTCCAATGGGAGGAAAAGCAGGGAAGGGTGAGGGGCTGGGAGGATTTCAAGTTTCTGTTGAGAAGTCGCTTTCGACCCACCCAAGAAGGCTCCGTTGAGGAGAGGTTTTTAGCCCTCCGACATAAGGGAACTGTCATGGAGTACCGCCAATGCTTCGACACATTAGCATCGCCTCTTGAAAACTTGTCGAAAGCCATGCTAGAAGGGCATTTCATAAATGGGTTAAAACCTGAAATCAAGGCCGAGTTGAGGGTGTTGAGGCCAAGGGGTTTGGAGCAGATGATGGACTTAGCTCAATGTATAGAGGAGTGGAATCAGGTGGTTTGGGGAGGGGCGGTTGGAGCAGGTTCGAACAAAGGACCGGTCATGCCAAACCCAATTTCAACTTACCAATGAGGGGGAATTCTACCACCCTCACAACAACCCCCAAAACTAACAATAGTCAGTCCTCCTATCCCAAATCGACCACAGACCAGTGGGAGAGGGAGTAACCCACCCTTCAAACACCTTAGTGATGATATATGATGAAACAAAGAGCTACAAGTAATGATGATATATGATGAAGAGGTAGAAGAGGAGGTGGAGGGGGAAGAAAAGTTGGAAGAGTTAGTAGGAGAGCCAGGACAAGATAGGGAGGTCATTGAGCTCTCCATGAATTCTATGGTTGGATTGACTACACCACAAACTATGAAACTCAAAGGGGACATAGAGGGGCAGTCAGTGGTGGTGCTTATAGATGGCGGGGCAGCTCATAACTTCATAGCAACCGAGCTGGTGTAGCAGTTGGCTTTACCAAGGGAGGAGACAACAGGATATGGGGTAGTTATGGGGACTAGAATAGCAGTGCAAGGGGCTGGAATTTGCAAGGGAGTGAAGCTTAATCTCCAAAATTTGCAAATCATAGAGGATTTTTTACCTCTGGACTTAGGAAGCTTTGATGTGATTTTAGGAATGAAGTGGCAAGCAACAATTGGAAAAATGAATGTGGATTGGAAGGCCCTCACAATGAAATTTCAAATAGGAGGCATAACAGTAACCTTGCAAGGGGATGCTAGCTTGAGTAAGACCTTGGTGTCCTTAAAGGTGATGGTGAAGGCCTTTAGGGAAAATGGGGAAGGAATGCTGTTAGAGTTGGGAACCATGGCGGCAAAGATCAAAGAAGCTCAAAAGGAAGCTCCAGTGATGCAGAGGGGGTTGTTAGCTGAGTTTGAGAGGGTTTTTTCTACACCAGAGGGGCTGCCACCTTGCAAAAGGAAGGATCACATCATCAATCTGGTTTCAGGAACCACACTAGTTAATGTAAGGCCCTATCGATACCCCTAtttgcaaaaaaatgaaattgagaagcTAGAGGGGGAGATGTTGCCTGCTGGAATTATATAGCCTAGTTCCAGCCCATTCTCGAGTCCGATTTTGttggttaaaaagaaggatggagggtgacgtttttgtgtggactataggGCCTTAAACAAGGTCACTATATCGAATAAATTTTCTATACCTGTGATAGAGGAGTTACTTGATGAGTTGCATGGTGCCAGGGTCTTCTCCAAGCTCAATTTGAAATCTAGCTACCATCAAATTAGAGTCAAGTCGAAGGATGTTCCCAAGACAGCTTTCAGGACTCATGAAAGGCATTACGAGTTCCTAGTAATGCCATTCGAGATGACGAATGCGCCAGCCACCTTCCAATCTTTGATGAATGATGTTTTTAGAGAATATTTACGGCATTTTGTGTTGGTGTTCTTCAATGACATATTGGTGTATAGCAGGGATTTTGAACAGCACGCACAACATCTACGTTGTGTCTTAAAGGTACAAGCGGACAACCAGCTCTTTGCCAACAGGAAGAAATGCGTGTTTGGACAGTTGGAAATCGAATATTTAAGCCACATTATATCTCATCGTGGGGTTTCAGCGGATCGAAGTAAGATACAAGCCATGCTAGAGTGGCCTACTCCTACATCGGTGAAGGAATTGAGGGGGGTTCCTTGGCCTCACGGGGTATTATAGACGCTTTGTGAGGGATTATGGCAGGTTAGCAAGGCCACTAATGGAGAGGTTAAGGAAGAAtaacttcttttgggatgagacAGCCGAGCAGGCCTTCCAACAACTTAAGGCCAAAATGGTATCCCTACCCATTTTAGCCTTATCGGACTTTGGGAAGCCCTTCATTATTGAGGCCGATGCATCGGGACAAGGTATGGGGGCTGCATTAATGCAAGAGCAAAGGCCTATTGCTTATTTCAGTCATGTTTTCAGTCAGTTAGGGAGAAAAAAATCTGTTTATGAGAGGGAACTATTGGCCATAGTGTTTGTTGtgcaaaaatggagacattacttaTTAGGCAGGAAGTTTGTGGTTCAAACAGATCAAAGGAGTCTCAAATACTTGATGGAACAGCGGGTGGCGAGTCCGGAATActtgaaatggatggtgaaaTTGTTGGGGTTTCAATTTGAGATACAATATCGCCGGGTTTGGAAAACAAAGCTGCTAATGTGTTGTCTCGGATCTGCCACAAAGCAACAATAATGGCCTTAACAGTGCCTAAAGTGGTTCAAATGGATAAGTTAGCCAAAGAGTTGAAGGCAAATGCAAGATTGCAAAAAATTATTCGAGAGCTCTAGGCTGATCTTACTTCATACCCCAACTTCCAGCTAGTGGACAACTTTCTCCTTTACAAGGGCAGGTTGTACTTATCCAAGGGCTCCACTCTCATTCCCTAGTTACTTCATGAAGGGCATGATGGGAGCATAGGGGGACACTCAGGAATCTTAAAAATCTACAAGAGGGTGGCAGCAAATGTTTGTTGGCATGGAATGAAGAAGGATATATACAAGTATGTAAGTGATTGCTCAGTTTGCCAACGAAATAAATATATGGCTTTAGAACCAGGGGGACTCTTGCAGCCTCTTCCGATCCCAACTCAAATTCAGGACGACATTgctatggacttcattgagggaTTGCCAAAGTCAGGCAAGATGGATTcaattttggtggtggtggacagaCTTAGTAAGTACGGGCATTTCATTAGActtaaacacccatttacagctGGGGAGGTGGCTGGAATTTTTATTAAGGAAGTGGTGAGACTTCATGGAATTCCAAGGTCCATCGTATcggatagagacaaaattttcatgagAAAATTGGGAGGAGATGTTCCGACTACAAGGTACCAAACTCAACAGAAGCACAGCCTATCACCCTCAAATGGATGGGCAAACTAAGGTACTTAACCGAACTTTCGAAACCTACCTTTGCTGTTTTGCTTCCTCAAAACCGAAGGCATGGTACATATGGCTACCTTGGGCTGAATTATGGTGTAATACCTCCTACCACGTTGTTGCCAAGGTGACTCCATTTCAAGCAGTGTATGGGTGAGAACCACCACCCTTATTGaggtttgagaagggaactacccctatttcaatggtggagtaGCAGCTGGTTGAGAGAGCTTAATCCTTGAGGAATTGAAGGCCCAACTGATGAGAGCACAAGTAGTGATGAAGAAGAGAGCAGATCTAAAAAGAAGAGATGTGAAGTACAATGAAGGAGACTGAGTTTATTTGAAGTTAAGGCCATATCAGCAAACAACATTGGCTGCCCGTGCAAATAAAAAGTTGGTTGCCCGCTATTATGGTCCATTTCAAATTGAGAAGGAAGTAGGTCTGGTAGCTTATAAGCTGATACTGCCATCTCATTGTCCAATCCatccatagttctgaaaggcgtgAGGCGTAGCGAgacgcaaagggtcctggagcctgaggcgcgaggcgcacaTCGAAAcaaggcgcaccttttagaaaaaaaactcaaaatcttgtaaaatcataaaaaactatcaaattatcaataataacacatgcatatcattaatgattcattatcttcaaattctaaactaatatcatcaaagttgattcattcatcatgcaaattctaaactagaaacatcatcaaagttcaaacttaaagtttcaaactcaaacaagtactaatcatcatgcaaagttctaaacaaacatataaacactacaagtccacaatcaataaagaagttttaatcaatcatcatcaagaagatcatcaacatcaaagtcaatatcttcatcatccccttcaatcaagaaaatgttttcattttgaaaaatgttacttttctaagtctgaaagattaacgcattataaggagacatataaaaaaatgttttcattttgaaaaactatttcccggtattttgatagctaatattcattattgttaaaattatttttaatgaatttttcaagaaatagtaggtatgtattttgggggtggtaaaatcgctaaattctgagtttgtactaaaatcaaaattctattttcttattcttatgaattttggttttttagatatttttattgaatccaaatggggggtactttcttatttacatttatgtattaaagtaaatggaaggtaaaatataaataaaagaaaatgtagacatttgcttaaactaaagaaatgtaaatatgttgtaatgtatacatgttaGAACTGAGAAAAGGGGAGGAATTGGGTTGcctagattttaattaaaacctaggtttCATAAGGCGCGCCTCTCGCCTCGGCGCCTCACCGTGCAAGGCGCGCGCCTCACTAAAATCGCCTCGCCTCGACGCCTCACCGTGCAAGGCGCGCGCCTCACTAAAATCGCCTCGCCTCGGCCCAGGCAAGGCGCTAAACtagcgccttaaggcgccttggCGAGcacctaggcgcgcctttaacaatTATGAATCCATCCAGTATTTCATGTGTCCCAGCTACGGGAGGCAAGAGGGGCATTGGAGGCTAATGTGGAGCTTCCTCGATAGCTAAATGAAGATCTTGAGATGCTGGTGGAACCGGAGGCAGTGCTGAGAGTTCGACCAGGGACCGGAAAGAACTCACAGGGCTAAGAAGTGCTCATACAATGGAAGGGGCTACCCCCATTAGAAGCTACTTGGGAACCTTACCACTTGATCCAGCAACAGTTTCCATTTTCCACTTTGAAGACAAGGTGaaagtttgggggggggggggggggggagtaatgataggcccccgatttacttgatttatcaaagaaggtccaaggggCTAGGGGCTAGGGGCAGGGGCAAGGGTGTAAATTGGCtggctggcataacagccagccatTTGCGTAGGGGTAGAGCCAAGTGCGTAACAGATTTCTATTGaggagttgggggggggggggggggaagttgGGAGGGGGGAGAGTAATTTTGTATTGAGTcttagggagagttaagggcctctcgaatgcccagaTTTTTCTTGTAATCGGATTGAAGTTGGAAATTTGAATTCAGTTTCAGTGTAATTTCCTTGGGTTCTCATCAATGTACTGGCTATAACCTTGAGCTGCGCAAGCTAAGGTGCGCAAAAGTCTCTCCTAGGATGAAGTGGCTCTGGCCTTCTGCCTGAGGGATACCTGAGTGATGAggtgaaaatgattttgtgcATTGTGAGATGGCTTGTGTTTGCATGCATGTgatcttgttgaatttttgtagCTCAACCTTGCATGTTGGAGACAATCATGTAGAAATGAAAGACATCATTGGTATATTATTTTCTGGCTTTCTCCCAAACATCATAACCAGTTTTGTATGCCCGGTATTGGACTGCAAGTGAGCGGTCAATAGAGTGCCAAAGAGCTCCACATAATTGAGCAtcattcttcttccattttggACACTCTGCACCAGGAAATATCTTCAGCTTGCTTACTCAAGTGATCTTCATGTCCCTGGCCTATGAACCACAACTCAACAGCAGCAGCCCAAGATAGATAATTAGCAGCACCCAATAATTTTTCAGAGGTAATGACAGGGGTTCCAGTAAAAACAGAGGTAAAGGTGGGAGAATTCATTGCCATGTCAAAAGTAACCTTTGTGGATGTCACAATCACAGAACAGACTGGAAGGTTTGGTATTGTTTGATGGACGCAATGGCGTGTGGAGCACGTGAAATGTTCTCTGGATGCAAAATTTCAAGAATAGGCCGATTGGAATTGTCTAATGCACACC
The Diospyros lotus cultivar Yz01 chromosome 12, ASM1463336v1, whole genome shotgun sequence DNA segment above includes these coding regions:
- the LOC127814277 gene encoding uncharacterized protein LOC127814277 isoform X2, which encodes MAEGGSPGILPAGWTEQIEIKDGDEIRCYFNMESGEKSYSINDIIHNVENANISLDNPEGRSKHDESSEHKQVPLAMEEKPEWLPEGWTVELKIQKSGRKYKCYVDPLSSRKFYSKPDVLGYLSKQCLNASSVSNVAKRKRKDMDASRAAKRKRKDMDASRAAKRKDMDARRAAKRKDMDARRAAKQKDMDASRAAKRKRKDMDASTADLGELSGGKTPSKLEGSKNVKTSKVTSRTAKRKKKGLRKESAKKFKVEMAAPDGLPPGWKKEIRTRGKGNASRKDPYYTDPVNGYVFRSKKDALRYLESGDFSKCAIKPKKRGELKFLD